Proteins from one Gimesia maris genomic window:
- a CDS encoding glycoside hydrolase family 10 protein: MFQTLPCLLALTLGFTTGNNQVLDEFNYPSSTEVRKNWQELKGTLPLAMQKSNDQNVLLLSAPFSSNREIPRAGMDKSVKLDLTTPGVFTVDVKPEAPDSNHQVSLYFKSGPGWYSAARSVKGNNWQTLRFLKSDFRPEDKPAGWNNIDTIRLVVWRESDSEPNTHFQIRDLKAITNEIVIIVPDPGQQQKDTNTVAAADRIEGFLQTSGINCDRISESELTITTLGKRSVAILPFNPDLSAKACGTLNQFMEQGGKVFLNFHIPPALEKNLGIKKGSYFKPEAPGGLASIRLKDSKILGLPTEVKQASWNLVTGIPSGHGARIVGQWYDEKGKSTGKPALIVSDRGAYFSHLILGDDPIQKQALLTALMGHFQPALWDSIAAATIAQADQVGPFQTFADLRQHVVTTVTPAKSSELAARDLDRTTTTLNQARRLLEQNQAFQSIPFARTCREKRVKIYLLTRASPPREARAVWDHSPTGPYPGDWNRTCKELSDAGFNMIIPNMLWGGLAHYPSDVLPRSTTYEKYGDQIEQCLKAAHQHGLEVHVWKVNHNLSTAPQAFVKKMRDAGRTQVSVTGEPSDWLNPAHPENFQLEVDSMLEVVRKYPVDGIHFDYIRYPNDRHDYSDYSRQKFEADTGIKVQNWPADCYNGTLKSQYRDWRAAQITRLVETVQREARKIRPGIKISAAVFREYPDCREWVAQDWPLWAKNGYLDFICPMDYTDNDTQFRIWIEDQQKHLAGSIPVYPGIGALSSRTTLSSDRILGQVDMTRKLNAGGFTVFSLNPQTISSIIPDFKQSAGKVKAVPPHRLKK, translated from the coding sequence ATGTTCCAGACACTCCCCTGTCTCCTGGCACTCACACTCGGCTTCACCACCGGTAATAACCAGGTACTCGATGAATTCAATTATCCATCATCGACGGAAGTCAGAAAAAACTGGCAGGAACTGAAGGGAACACTTCCCCTCGCCATGCAGAAATCGAACGATCAGAACGTTCTGTTGCTCTCTGCCCCGTTCTCTTCCAATCGCGAGATCCCGCGGGCCGGCATGGACAAATCAGTCAAACTCGATCTGACCACGCCGGGCGTCTTCACAGTCGATGTGAAACCGGAGGCTCCCGACAGTAATCACCAGGTCAGTCTCTACTTTAAAAGTGGGCCCGGCTGGTACTCGGCAGCCAGAAGCGTCAAAGGAAACAACTGGCAGACCCTCCGTTTTTTGAAGAGCGATTTTCGTCCCGAAGACAAACCAGCAGGCTGGAACAATATTGATACCATCCGCCTCGTTGTCTGGCGGGAATCAGATTCAGAACCGAATACACACTTTCAAATACGGGATCTGAAAGCAATTACGAATGAGATTGTGATCATTGTCCCCGATCCGGGTCAGCAGCAGAAAGACACGAACACCGTAGCCGCCGCCGATCGTATCGAAGGCTTCCTGCAAACGTCCGGCATCAATTGCGACCGCATCAGCGAGTCTGAACTGACCATAACCACACTCGGAAAGCGATCCGTCGCGATCCTGCCCTTCAATCCCGATCTCTCTGCCAAAGCCTGCGGCACTCTCAATCAGTTTATGGAACAGGGAGGCAAAGTCTTTCTGAATTTTCATATTCCCCCTGCACTCGAAAAGAACCTGGGAATCAAAAAAGGAAGTTACTTTAAACCGGAGGCTCCCGGCGGCCTGGCTTCGATTCGTCTGAAAGATTCCAAAATCCTGGGCTTACCAACCGAAGTCAAGCAGGCTTCCTGGAACCTGGTGACCGGCATTCCTTCAGGACATGGAGCGCGCATCGTGGGCCAATGGTATGATGAAAAAGGCAAGTCAACTGGCAAGCCCGCACTCATCGTCAGTGACCGTGGTGCCTACTTCAGTCACTTGATTCTGGGAGACGACCCGATCCAGAAACAGGCGCTGCTGACCGCCCTCATGGGACACTTCCAGCCTGCACTTTGGGACTCTATCGCTGCAGCGACCATTGCGCAGGCCGACCAGGTGGGCCCTTTTCAGACCTTTGCCGATCTGAGACAGCACGTGGTGACTACCGTCACTCCCGCTAAAAGCAGTGAACTGGCGGCCCGCGACCTGGATCGTACGACGACCACGCTCAACCAGGCCCGACGCCTGCTCGAACAAAATCAGGCATTTCAATCAATCCCCTTTGCGCGAACCTGTCGCGAAAAGCGCGTCAAGATCTATCTGCTCACCCGTGCCAGTCCCCCCCGGGAAGCCCGCGCCGTCTGGGATCATTCTCCCACAGGTCCGTACCCCGGCGACTGGAACCGTACCTGCAAAGAACTGTCAGACGCCGGCTTTAATATGATCATCCCCAACATGCTCTGGGGAGGCCTGGCCCATTATCCCAGTGATGTGCTGCCTCGCAGTACGACTTATGAAAAGTATGGCGATCAGATTGAACAATGTCTGAAAGCCGCCCATCAACATGGTCTGGAAGTCCATGTCTGGAAAGTCAATCACAACCTTTCGACGGCCCCTCAAGCGTTTGTCAAAAAGATGAGAGACGCGGGCCGCACGCAGGTCAGTGTCACCGGCGAACCCTCTGACTGGCTCAACCCGGCTCATCCGGAAAACTTTCAACTGGAAGTCGACAGCATGCTGGAAGTCGTTCGTAAATACCCTGTCGATGGCATTCACTTTGACTACATCCGTTATCCCAATGATCGTCATGACTATAGTGACTATAGCCGTCAGAAGTTTGAAGCCGACACTGGTATCAAAGTACAGAACTGGCCTGCAGACTGCTATAACGGCACATTAAAAAGCCAGTACCGCGACTGGCGCGCTGCCCAGATCACCCGACTGGTAGAAACGGTGCAACGTGAAGCCCGGAAGATTCGACCAGGTATTAAAATCTCAGCCGCTGTCTTCCGCGAATATCCCGACTGCCGCGAATGGGTGGCACAGGACTGGCCGCTCTGGGCTAAAAACGGCTACCTCGACTTCATCTGCCCTATGGATTACACCGACAACGACACACAGTTTCGCATCTGGATTGAAGATCAGCAGAAACACCTTGCCGGCAGTATCCCCGTTTATCCCGGCATCGGTGCGCTCTCTTCCAGAACAACTCTCAGCAGCGATCGCATACTGGGTCAGGTTGACATGACCCGCAAACTGAACGCGGGCGGCTTCACCGTCTTCAGTTTAAATCCTCAAACGATCTCCAGCATCATCCCCGATTTCAAACAGAGCGCCGGCAAAGTCAAAGCAGTCCCCCCGCATCGTCTGAAAAAGTGA
- a CDS encoding aspartate:alanine exchanger family transporter encodes MIGLGQILGRTSVKGVSLGSSGVVFIALLAGHFGFQVSSEVGMVGVVLFIYCLGIGAGPSFLQMFVSRGKTLMLLTVVMMSVTAAVAWGLARIFQLSPDLASGLFAGALTSTPALAAATEKLPVGSDVAVGFGIAYPFGVIGVILFIQLLPRWFPEMAAATGASGYDLRGEILRELVEVTNPSLNGKHLRDVTVLARMNCQVSRIIRDGQLQPIPAGFQLEVGQQLLIIGRTGQIETVIETLGVRSSEAQCILDVEHQRRLIVVSSKKMVGRTLKDLHLLSRFGVTIARITRQDIEFVPGANETIHFGDILRSVGEPESLDAFADYAGHRARTAEETDLVVLAGGLIAGMVLGKLSLSLGSFSLSLGMAGGPLLAGLILGHFGQFGRLSIRMPRAGRLLLADLGLSLFLAQAGSQAGDQFVAVVQQKGWSLCAVAIILVVVPLLTGLVAARYWLKLDLLEMAGGFCGAMTSTPGLGAVTSAVDSSIPATSYATVYPVALVLVTLLTPLLISLIS; translated from the coding sequence GTGATTGGCCTGGGGCAGATTCTCGGAAGGACCTCCGTTAAGGGGGTTTCGCTGGGTTCCTCTGGTGTGGTCTTTATCGCCCTGCTGGCAGGACACTTTGGGTTCCAGGTTTCATCTGAAGTCGGAATGGTGGGAGTGGTCCTCTTCATCTACTGTCTGGGGATTGGTGCGGGCCCCTCTTTTCTGCAGATGTTTGTCAGTCGCGGCAAAACATTGATGTTGTTAACGGTAGTGATGATGAGTGTAACAGCAGCGGTCGCCTGGGGACTCGCGCGGATATTTCAATTGAGCCCTGATCTGGCCAGCGGCTTGTTTGCGGGTGCTTTGACGAGTACTCCCGCTCTGGCAGCAGCCACAGAAAAACTGCCAGTGGGTTCGGATGTGGCCGTCGGGTTCGGGATAGCTTATCCGTTTGGTGTGATTGGGGTGATTCTGTTTATTCAACTGCTGCCCCGTTGGTTTCCGGAGATGGCGGCAGCAACGGGGGCTTCGGGGTATGATCTTCGAGGTGAGATATTACGAGAACTGGTTGAAGTGACGAATCCCAGTCTGAACGGAAAACACTTAAGAGATGTCACAGTACTGGCGCGAATGAATTGTCAGGTGTCTCGCATCATCCGGGATGGCCAGTTGCAACCGATTCCAGCAGGGTTTCAACTGGAAGTTGGTCAACAGTTATTAATTATCGGTCGCACCGGGCAGATTGAGACCGTCATCGAAACACTGGGAGTGAGAAGTTCAGAAGCACAATGTATACTTGATGTGGAGCATCAGCGTCGACTCATCGTTGTGTCTTCAAAAAAGATGGTGGGGCGGACCCTGAAGGACCTCCACCTGCTGTCCCGGTTTGGAGTCACGATCGCGAGGATTACCCGTCAAGATATCGAATTCGTGCCGGGTGCCAATGAGACCATCCATTTTGGCGATATCTTAAGATCCGTTGGTGAACCGGAGAGTCTGGATGCCTTTGCCGACTATGCCGGACACCGGGCACGAACTGCGGAAGAGACGGACCTGGTGGTCCTTGCAGGGGGCTTGATTGCGGGGATGGTTCTGGGGAAGTTGAGTCTTTCGTTGGGCAGTTTCTCACTTTCCCTGGGGATGGCGGGGGGGCCATTGCTGGCGGGATTGATTTTGGGGCATTTCGGTCAGTTCGGACGGTTGTCAATCCGTATGCCTCGTGCGGGGAGACTCCTGCTGGCTGATCTGGGGTTGTCACTTTTTCTGGCACAGGCAGGCAGTCAGGCGGGAGACCAGTTTGTTGCCGTGGTACAACAGAAGGGCTGGAGCTTGTGTGCGGTGGCAATAATTCTGGTCGTGGTTCCCCTGCTGACCGGCCTTGTGGCAGCCCGCTACTGGTTAAAACTGGATTTGCTGGAAATGGCGGGAGGGTTTTGCGGTGCGATGACATCAACACCGGGACTGGGGGCGGTGACATCGGCTGTAGATTCCAGTATCCCCGCTACGAGTTATGCCACTGTATATCCTGTTGCTTTGGTTTTGGTGACACTGCTGACGCCGTTATTAATTTCTCTCATTTCCTGA
- a CDS encoding sialidase family protein produces the protein MKSASPLYAVCLLLLSTTLLSAAEPVQLKLESVQKIWDKDPHNAFTGLTRFKDQWFCVFRTGKAHVSPDGSLQVLSSKDGKTWKPVARISSETSDLRDAKISVTPEGQLMLSGAAALPQPNPVKHQSMNWFSDDGTHWSKGYKIGDPSVWLWGMKWHNGDVYSIGYHTGKEGPRFTRLYKSSDGKDYETVVDKLFDTGYTNESSLVFTKDNTCYCLLRRDAKGANTGLLGVSRPPYTDWEWKDLGVRIGGPDLFQLPDGRFLATVRLYSPKAHTSICQIDVEKGTLTELLELPSGGDTSYANMVLHDGLLNVSYYSSHEGKTSIYFAKVSYK, from the coding sequence ATGAAATCTGCCTCGCCTTTATATGCAGTCTGCCTGCTATTGCTGTCAACAACATTGCTCTCAGCAGCAGAACCGGTTCAATTGAAACTGGAAAGTGTCCAGAAAATCTGGGATAAAGATCCGCACAACGCATTTACAGGACTGACCCGTTTTAAAGACCAGTGGTTCTGTGTCTTCCGCACCGGCAAAGCGCATGTCTCACCGGATGGATCATTACAGGTACTCTCTTCCAAAGATGGTAAAACCTGGAAACCTGTTGCCCGCATCTCTTCAGAAACGTCTGACCTCCGCGACGCCAAGATCAGCGTCACCCCCGAAGGCCAGCTCATGCTCAGCGGCGCTGCTGCACTGCCCCAACCGAATCCCGTTAAACATCAATCGATGAACTGGTTCTCTGACGACGGCACACACTGGTCGAAGGGTTACAAAATCGGCGATCCCAGTGTCTGGCTCTGGGGCATGAAGTGGCATAACGGCGATGTCTACAGCATCGGCTACCACACGGGAAAGGAAGGCCCTCGTTTCACACGCCTGTATAAAAGCAGTGACGGCAAAGACTACGAAACGGTCGTCGACAAACTGTTTGATACCGGGTACACCAACGAAAGTTCGCTGGTCTTCACGAAAGACAACACCTGCTACTGCCTGTTGCGCCGCGATGCCAAAGGTGCGAACACCGGACTGCTGGGTGTCTCCCGTCCTCCGTATACCGACTGGGAATGGAAAGACCTCGGCGTTCGCATTGGTGGTCCTGATCTGTTCCAGTTGCCCGATGGTCGTTTCCTGGCAACCGTGCGACTCTACTCACCCAAAGCTCACACATCCATCTGTCAGATCGACGTTGAGAAGGGTACTCTTACAGAACTGCTGGAACTCCCCAGTGGCGGCGATACCAGTTACGCGAATATGGTCCTGCATGATGGCCTGTTAAACGTGAGCTACTATTCCAGCCACGAGGGCAAAACATCAATCTACTTTGCCAAAGTCAGCTATAAATAA
- a CDS encoding M14 family zinc carboxypeptidase produces MTQSNQHSERPALAFLWIIIAAILMSPALQAEEASDLKQKLASLPQPWQEKLHRLTLKEYTETLKYWEETFPDRVQVDRIGVTLEGIPLPMLKITDQKSDDKLKQVCLVTALHGGPERSGTTAVLHFIEWALSDDPEAVKTRENQLLLIIPIINPYAYFETDRFGNSQKIDPYTGGGTANWDLKTFEFKHPEKAPEVMAVLSVIDQFRPDVHVDVHGTGLQEYAPDQLGSRERYRGQTMFEVTGSAYSNMSLRPWDWRITETINAAGIKAGFGYDRFEADAQRLYWGSSLTAMSNRLWLGRPNFYTAHYGYARYHTMVMALEVGWEQSGLARLQALMKIGNERWKGEYFNGYPVNRVQGYIGHFATAWGTTPQARRQSRSELWKQQPYFSQAILYPQTAGRETYLIATSNKAAALLSADIPEFLDNIKNIPSVDQESLKTIIEAGPEIKFAVSKGHTATATERPIEHGLSFQLRIPYPDPDLVDIRLNGHLLKKSDTDGYLSWFSDGFTHVQVNVPPEKSKSTDLYLITCLYNPKKTRTYGWKPPQSVMERIKDTNE; encoded by the coding sequence ATGACACAAAGCAATCAACATTCAGAACGCCCTGCCCTGGCATTCCTGTGGATCATCATCGCCGCCATTCTGATGTCACCCGCCTTACAGGCCGAAGAAGCATCAGACCTGAAACAGAAACTGGCCAGTCTACCTCAGCCCTGGCAGGAAAAGCTGCATCGACTGACGCTCAAAGAGTACACGGAGACTCTGAAATACTGGGAAGAAACTTTCCCTGACCGGGTCCAGGTGGACCGTATTGGTGTCACTCTCGAAGGCATCCCCCTGCCGATGCTGAAAATCACCGATCAGAAATCCGATGATAAACTGAAACAGGTTTGCCTCGTCACTGCCCTGCATGGCGGCCCCGAACGCAGCGGTACTACAGCCGTGCTGCACTTCATTGAATGGGCGCTCAGCGACGATCCGGAAGCCGTCAAAACCCGCGAGAACCAGCTCCTGCTGATCATTCCCATCATCAACCCGTATGCGTATTTCGAAACCGATCGCTTTGGTAATTCACAGAAAATCGATCCCTACACCGGTGGGGGCACCGCTAACTGGGACCTCAAAACATTCGAATTTAAACATCCTGAAAAAGCGCCTGAAGTCATGGCGGTCCTGTCCGTGATTGATCAATTTCGTCCCGACGTGCATGTCGACGTGCATGGCACTGGCCTGCAGGAATACGCCCCCGATCAACTGGGATCCCGCGAACGCTATCGCGGACAGACCATGTTTGAAGTCACCGGCTCCGCCTATTCCAATATGTCACTCCGCCCCTGGGACTGGCGAATTACGGAAACGATCAACGCCGCAGGCATCAAAGCAGGATTCGGTTACGACCGTTTCGAAGCCGATGCACAGCGCCTCTATTGGGGATCCTCACTGACAGCCATGTCAAATCGGCTCTGGCTCGGTCGTCCGAACTTTTACACTGCGCATTACGGCTATGCCCGCTATCACACCATGGTAATGGCCTTGGAAGTCGGCTGGGAACAAAGCGGCCTGGCACGCCTGCAGGCCCTGATGAAAATCGGCAATGAGAGATGGAAAGGCGAATATTTCAACGGCTATCCCGTCAACCGGGTACAGGGTTATATTGGACACTTCGCCACAGCCTGGGGAACCACACCGCAGGCACGACGCCAGAGTCGCAGCGAACTCTGGAAGCAGCAACCATACTTCTCCCAGGCGATCCTCTATCCACAAACCGCAGGCAGAGAAACCTACCTGATTGCCACTTCAAACAAAGCAGCCGCGTTGCTCTCTGCTGATATCCCGGAATTTCTGGACAATATCAAAAACATCCCTTCGGTTGATCAGGAATCATTGAAGACCATTATCGAAGCCGGTCCGGAAATCAAATTCGCCGTCAGCAAAGGTCACACTGCGACTGCAACAGAACGCCCCATCGAGCATGGCCTCTCGTTCCAACTGCGCATTCCCTATCCGGATCCAGACCTGGTAGACATCAGACTCAACGGCCACCTGCTCAAAAAAAGCGACACCGACGGCTACCTCTCCTGGTTTAGTGACGGGTTTACTCACGTGCAGGTCAATGTTCCACCGGAAAAATCGAAATCTACTGACCTGTATCTAATCACCTGTCTCTACAATCCCAAAAAAACCAGAACGTATGGCTGGAAGCCGCCTCAGTCAGTCATGGAACGTATCAAAGACACAAATGAATAA
- a CDS encoding GntR family transcriptional regulator, with translation MAARAPDTIQKTTPSGSSPAGKQRPKYMLLVEQLIQQITTGELRPGEALPSEHQLCETHQLARTTVRNAMQLLEEQGWVNRIHGKGSFVSTNPPLPVSRSLDIFAFVLPETRTGYYPSLQRSFEQAAAMTQHQVLVCCTENKIDAQGNTILQLIDKHVAGVALVPATVPATPAYQVRQLQQHGIPVVFCHREVEGVQAPLLSIPFREVGRLAGQTLLEQGHRSLALFSPHRASASIEYEAGLREALAIQKDSCPEPFIFHGPSSQIHPIDYEQDLLQTLETMFQREQPPTAIFATFDSLAELIYLLLTKLGKRVPEDISLLGFGGTVRNGAIQSRLSSITVDEIAIGQKAAELLTQMKQGTLPLDSAEVFPIPINTSRGQTLGPPPAPTV, from the coding sequence ATGGCAGCACGTGCTCCCGACACCATCCAGAAAACGACGCCCTCCGGTTCATCTCCCGCAGGAAAACAGCGTCCCAAGTACATGCTGCTCGTCGAACAGCTCATCCAGCAGATTACAACGGGTGAACTTCGTCCGGGCGAAGCCCTGCCTTCCGAACACCAGCTCTGTGAGACACATCAGTTGGCCAGGACCACCGTCCGCAATGCCATGCAGTTACTGGAAGAACAGGGCTGGGTGAATCGGATCCATGGCAAAGGTTCATTTGTCAGCACCAATCCGCCACTCCCGGTTTCCAGGTCACTGGATATTTTTGCATTCGTTTTGCCTGAAACACGCACTGGCTATTACCCTTCTCTGCAACGCAGTTTCGAACAGGCGGCTGCGATGACTCAGCATCAGGTTCTTGTCTGCTGTACTGAAAATAAAATCGACGCACAGGGTAATACCATTCTGCAACTGATCGACAAACATGTCGCAGGAGTCGCACTGGTCCCCGCTACCGTTCCCGCGACACCCGCATATCAGGTCCGTCAACTGCAGCAGCATGGCATCCCTGTTGTCTTCTGTCATCGCGAAGTCGAAGGCGTGCAGGCTCCCCTGCTCTCCATTCCCTTCCGTGAAGTGGGCAGACTGGCCGGACAGACATTACTCGAACAGGGACACAGGTCACTCGCGTTATTTTCGCCGCATCGCGCCAGTGCCTCCATCGAATACGAAGCAGGCCTGCGGGAAGCACTCGCAATACAAAAAGATTCCTGCCCTGAGCCTTTCATTTTTCATGGCCCCAGTTCACAAATTCATCCCATCGATTACGAACAGGATCTGTTACAGACACTCGAAACCATGTTCCAGCGCGAACAGCCTCCCACCGCCATTTTTGCGACCTTCGACTCGCTGGCGGAACTGATTTACCTGCTACTGACAAAACTGGGAAAGCGGGTACCTGAAGACATCTCGCTGCTGGGTTTTGGTGGCACGGTTCGCAATGGTGCCATCCAGAGCAGACTCTCTTCCATCACGGTTGACGAAATCGCCATCGGCCAGAAAGCAGCGGAACTGCTGACGCAAATGAAACAGGGAACTTTGCCCCTGGATTCTGCAGAAGTCTTCCCCATACCCATCAATACCAGCAGGGGACAAACCCTGGGGCCACCCCCTGCCCCAACAGTTTGA
- a CDS encoding Gfo/Idh/MocA family protein: MTERKRVLVVGVGSIGERHLRCFQSTGRADVSICELNNDLRSKIADQYGVERQYTDLESALAEPHDCAVIATPAHVHIANSIQAVRAGLDLFIEKPLSTSVEGIGELQALLQETGRKAAVAYVYRAHPALAAMKAALDSGKFGKPVQLVVVSGQNFPTYRPAYRDIYYKSHATGGGAVQDALTHSMNAGEYLVGPVDALVADFSHQVLEGVDVEDTVHVITRQGTVLGSFSLNQHQPANESMITVICERGMLRFEYQKSWYRWVTEPEGEWQVGFQETLERDTLFQRQASAFLDYLDDTSPPLCPLSAGLQTLAVNLSILDSVKNRTWMEPAHFLSSIT, from the coding sequence ATGACGGAACGAAAACGAGTACTGGTGGTGGGCGTTGGTTCGATTGGTGAGCGGCATCTACGGTGTTTTCAATCGACGGGACGCGCGGATGTTTCAATCTGCGAGTTGAACAACGATTTGCGATCAAAGATTGCGGACCAGTATGGGGTCGAACGGCAGTATACGGACCTGGAATCGGCATTAGCAGAACCTCATGATTGTGCGGTGATCGCCACACCCGCGCATGTGCACATAGCCAATTCGATTCAGGCCGTCCGGGCGGGACTGGATCTGTTTATTGAAAAGCCATTAAGTACCAGTGTTGAGGGGATTGGTGAACTCCAGGCACTGCTTCAGGAAACAGGTCGCAAGGCAGCCGTCGCGTATGTGTATCGCGCGCATCCGGCTCTGGCAGCAATGAAAGCGGCGCTGGACTCGGGGAAATTCGGGAAACCGGTTCAACTGGTTGTTGTGTCAGGACAGAATTTTCCGACGTACCGCCCGGCTTATCGCGACATCTATTACAAATCCCATGCGACAGGAGGTGGCGCGGTACAGGATGCATTAACACATTCCATGAATGCCGGCGAATATCTTGTGGGCCCCGTCGATGCGCTGGTGGCGGACTTCTCACATCAGGTGCTGGAAGGCGTTGATGTCGAAGATACCGTGCACGTCATCACTCGACAGGGGACTGTGCTGGGCAGTTTCAGTCTGAACCAGCATCAGCCTGCGAATGAATCGATGATTACGGTCATCTGTGAGCGGGGCATGCTGCGGTTTGAATATCAGAAAAGCTGGTATCGCTGGGTGACAGAACCGGAAGGAGAATGGCAGGTTGGTTTCCAGGAAACGCTGGAGCGAGACACACTGTTTCAACGACAGGCGAGCGCCTTTCTGGACTATCTGGACGATACAAGTCCACCTTTATGCCCACTCTCAGCGGGGCTGCAGACACTGGCGGTGAATCTGTCGATTCTGGATTCGGTAAAAAATCGAACCTGGATGGAACCGGCTCATTTTCTTTCTTCAATAACCTGA
- a CDS encoding SDR family NAD(P)-dependent oxidoreductase yields MNSTTEPTIQQLFDLSGKTVLISGASGYLGSAMARGLAEAGARVVISSRNAERAQQAASELPDPQQLGHLGVELDHMDEASLEKGFDAACQAAGQIDVLVNNGNDPVGEDWRTVTAEAFTRHLQNATGFFLLARKLRDHVVSRQAQGNVIMIGSMYGVVGSYPATYEGICNASPVAYHTMKGGVIHQTRHLAVYWAKDGVRVNCLSPGPFPSEAAPEGLAERLNAHSPMGRMGKPSELKGAIVFLASDASSYITGQNLLVDGGWTAW; encoded by the coding sequence ATGAATTCCACAACCGAACCGACGATCCAACAGTTATTTGACCTGAGCGGCAAAACGGTGCTGATTTCCGGTGCCAGTGGTTACCTGGGAAGTGCGATGGCACGCGGACTGGCCGAAGCGGGTGCACGAGTGGTTATCAGTAGCCGTAATGCAGAACGGGCACAACAGGCCGCCAGTGAACTACCCGACCCGCAGCAGCTGGGACATCTGGGAGTCGAACTGGATCACATGGACGAAGCGTCTCTTGAAAAGGGATTTGATGCGGCCTGCCAGGCCGCCGGTCAGATTGACGTACTGGTGAATAATGGAAATGATCCGGTGGGTGAGGACTGGCGGACCGTCACAGCTGAAGCTTTTACGCGTCATCTGCAGAATGCGACCGGCTTTTTTCTCCTGGCGAGAAAGTTGCGAGATCATGTTGTGTCGCGACAGGCGCAAGGCAATGTGATCATGATTGGCTCGATGTATGGAGTGGTTGGTTCCTATCCGGCGACATACGAGGGCATCTGTAATGCCAGCCCGGTTGCTTATCACACGATGAAAGGGGGCGTGATTCATCAGACGCGGCATCTGGCCGTCTACTGGGCCAAAGATGGTGTGCGGGTGAACTGTTTGAGTCCTGGTCCATTCCCTTCCGAGGCAGCACCGGAGGGACTGGCAGAACGATTGAATGCGCACAGTCCTATGGGACGGATGGGAAAGCCATCCGAATTAAAAGGGGCAATCGTATTTCTTGCCAGTGATGCCAGCAGTTATATTACGGGGCAGAATCTGCTGGTCGATGGAGGCTGGACCGCCTGGTAG